AGGTAGCAACAGTGACAGGACCAAGCTGACTCAAAAGGATGGCATGTAGCTTAGTCATtagataaaggaaaagaagatagGGGGTACCTTGATTTATGAGGACAAGGTGAGCTCTGAGGATTCTAAACCCCTAGAAAGGATTCAAATTAAATAATCAAGTTTGAGACAGATCTCCCTCttgcaaagagggaaaaatggaGGTGTTTTCCTAGATAATCAACTGTAGTAAGTTTCCCTGATAACCCAGGCAAGGTATCTCTTCTAAAGGTTACTTTGCACAGAGAGACAAACTTACAAAGACAATCCAAAGGGCAGATATATTATCTTGATGTCTGTTGCTGCTGGGTGACTGTGGTAACAATGGACTGGGCCAGCATTATAATTTCAGCAAAATGCAGACATATCACAACAGTGAAGTGCCAGCAGCCAATGGGACATTGCTGTCAAGGATCCTACTGTCGTGAAGGGCAGTGACAGAAGTGATTAAATACGTCTGTTGCACTCTGTGCAGCTCTGACAACAAGCCTTCCCCAGCAATCCACACCAGGCCTCTCCAAGCAGTGTTTTCACTTCCCCttagctgcagcacagctcacttAGTTTGATCCTGTTTTTGTCCATTACACTCTACTAAAGCCCCTCTGTCTTGGCATTTTTACTCCTTGCCAGACCAGGTCTGTTGCTGGGCTCTCCACATAGTTCTTCCAGTCACTTCTATCATGACCTGCTGCATTACCTGCCACTCTCCTGACCAGCTGAGCCTGCTGTGGCCGTCATCTCAAAAGACAGACCTGCATACACTGCATGCTCAATTACTCTCATCCTACAGGGAAAAGCTCAGGTGAAACAGTTCTTTTGCACACTGCACCTCTGGTCACCCCAATCTAGGACAGAACTCTCCAgtgttacaaaacaaacaaaataaaccctagtgttactatttctttttgcaattaTTGCCACAAATTATAAAGCCAGGAGTTTTCCACTGAGATTCCAGACAGTCCTAAGGACAAGAAAGGAAAGTTCAGCTCGAAAATGatcttgttttccaaatgaTGCTTTTTGGGTGATTAAAGAGTAGGGAAGTAAGACTGGGAATTATTATTGAGCATCCATCTCTTTTTAACTCTCatgcaaaacacaaagctgaaaagaacGGAGCTGGACTACACTGAAAAGCAagctccaaaaagaaaaaggtataaaataaaaacaaaacatctgatAACAGCGATttaggcctttttttttttccttacagagaACGCCTGTTTCACACATTCATTGTTCTCCTCCATTTTCCCAGAGCAAGTCGTAAGCTCCTTCCCcaccctccagccccacacgCATAGGCTGCCATAATAAGATTAACAGCGTTCTTGCTGTCGAATTACTGCGGATGCCCGAAAAAGACCCCCACACCCACCCACGGACCTTGGCGTAGAACAACAAATACGGTGGCACTAAAGAGAAAGCAATCCGGAATTAATACCGACACGCCAAAGTCATCTTTCCCAATCCCGTTCCttgcaaaagaagcaaagcagcagacGGCAACGACAAGGACAGCAAAGAATGGCGACATTTGCACAGCCAGCCCGAGGGCAGCGCTCGTCCAGCACACTCACAGGGACTCTGTCGGGGTATTTCTTCCTgattttctccccttcttttttcctgtactCGAACGGGTGGTCTTCCTTGTACTGGAACTTCATGATGCGACACAACCGAGCCGGCCACTACCGTCCCTCCGTCACCTATGACCGGGCACTCAGCAAACCCTACTACGCCCGCGCAGCGCACGCAAACccagcgcagcgcagcgcagcccCGCACTGTGCTGTTGCGGGACGTCACAGCGACATACCCTCCCCTTCCGGCACTGTCGGCATTGCAGCGGGGTGGGGGCACTGtctcgtgtgtgtgtgtgtgggggggggatgtgCTGGGTCTTTGTGTTTACATTCGGTTACTGTGCTTTTCGGGTTACCTAATGGTAACAATTCTAAAAGAAAGAtcaaaaaatccacaaaaacaCAGCCACCAAAATAATGTGCGTGACTCAGGGGTTACCCACGCACCACCGTCAGAGGTGTCCCCGTCCAATGAGTCTCTTCTGTACGTGGTTGTGATTGATATAGTGTGCGTGTAGTATTACGGACTGGAAAACGTGTTGtaaagctgttctgttttgaCAAGAGACCCTCAGCAAAAGAAACGCAATAATGAAAGCTGAGACCTCCACATGAGGCCAAATTGTCTCCTTCTCTAGGTGTCAAGGATTTCCCCTCTATCCTTCTACAACCCagtatatattattaaaaagaagttaaCACCCCGGTATATATCACTAAAAGACAGGTTGCCAAACTTATCTCTATCCAAGGATGAGCAGATGTCCAGAAATAATGGCCAAGTGCTGAGTGAGCAAATGTTACAATTTTAGTACCTATAAATTACTTACAATATGCGTTATCGAGCATGCATCAGTGAAGAAAGTTCATCTAGAGGACAAGTGAGGAAGACCACTGGATGAAGTAAAAGACTGTCAATTGGACTGCCATGATGCTAAAAGGACACTAGACAGTAGAAGAGACCATGGAATAGAAGACTGGAAATCTCATCCATCTCTACCTGTGTTAAGTGTGTGTAAGTTAGTTGTCTCAAGTATAATTGATGAGTATGTACTATCTGTGGAAATATAATGGATGGGGAATCATGTAATCTTGGAAGCACTTATGGTGGAAGACGAAAGATGGATGCTCCATTGCAATGCTCTGTAAGGGCATCGTGACAAAATagtaagtaataaaaataatatcagGAGAACAGGATCAGGAAGAAGCCCTGGTCCTTTTCTAGAAATACTCATACACATCTTTTAGACTGCTCCAAGAAATTCGTACTTCAGACATTAATGGTTTCTTTATCCCTATATGCTTATACACATAAGTCTTGCCTGAAGGGAAGGAGTTATCCCAACACTGGGAAGGACCTACTGCAAATCCCCACAGCAGATTTAGGGTGCTAGTTTGTGCTCTCTGCCCTGGAGAGAGCTGTTTATCATATATTGCCCACCACCCACCTTTACACTCTATAGCCCACTGCTTCTTGAATTCAGAGGTAATGCTCTCTCCAAGCCGTGGTGACTGTGATCTCTCATCATGCATGAAGGAGAGATATGGAGGAAGTATATTCACTTAGAAGCAGATATGGTCTGACACTGGCAGGTGATCTTGCCCAGTGAAAACAAACGGGCATGAGACAGAAATCTCAACTACACTTACAAATCAGGTATTTGTACTAGAGCCTGTCACCTTAAAATGCCTTCATAGTGTAAGGTATAAACAGGCATGTTGGATGTGATTTTTCTCACCTGAATAATGGCATCTATTTTTGGAGGGCTAAAATGTGTCCAGGTGTGTCCCCCCACTCTACCTCCAATCCCCCAACAGCCCACCCCCTCCCAGAGAACTCTGGCAGATGTTTTAGTGCTTAAGTAGTTACATCTCCACATGATGCTGTGACCTCCAAGTATATGCCAGATTCTCCTAAGGGTACAGCAACCCACGGTGGGAATGGCATGGATCAGTGTGTCCCAGCCTTCAGTATTTCACATACACGAGGTTAGTACAGGAAGCATCACTGacttgtttctctctttctctctgtcatTAGACATTGGAGCATTTCCCCATAGTTGCTGGTAGTGTCAGAGGATCTCAGAAGGGTGACTCAGTAAGCGAGGCACTGATTTTGTTCAGGCCAGGCGAAAAGGCTGCCTTCATGTCGTAGTGCTTCTCTGTAACACCTACATTTGGCCTCCTTTTTGCTTCCTAGTTGCCTGCCACATAGCAGTTGCTAAATCCCCACATCTGTAGAGACGTAGTGATGCGTTCCTCAAGGACAAAGGAGAGGAGGCAACTGTATACGAGATAACATCTAGCTTGAAATTCTGTAACAAATCAGAGAGTCTTGGtgttttcctctcctctgaTGCCAAGACACGACCCACTTCTCCTCCCCACAACAAATCCCACGTGACGATCGCAAATCCCATTGCTGAACTCCAGCCCGCTGACTCAGCCCGGACGCGCCCCGACAAGGTCGTTCCTCCCCCTTCCCGTTCCTCCCATTCGGGGCTGAGTTCGGCTCCGTCTCCTACAGCTCAGTTAAAAAACAACCGCGGTTCTGGCTCCTCGGTGGGCCGGAAGATGATCCATGCGGCAGCAGTGACAAACAACTAAACATCTGACTTATAGTTCTTATTAAAATGTCAACCCATGGGCATGTGACAAACCCCACATTAAGGATCCGCGTGCTGGAGAGAGGAGCTGGAAACTGgattggttgtttttctttctctgaacaAAAGGCACAGGCACAACGTAGTTCATAAGAATTACAGCCACTGCCATTGAACCAGACTGGTGTGTCAGTTTCACAGGCACAACGTCAAATATCCCACCAGTTTTAaggctttgttctttttctttttaaatgttaagagaaatatttacaactaaaatgtgtttttgtttttgtttttttcatttatatcttAAGAATAGCACGTATTTTATGAGGGCTGTTCTATGATGTTGACCCATAACATCAGAGGCGGATGTTAGTGGTATGACAGTGGAAGTgaaaccttcccaccaatattacaaacagtgttactgtgctctttgtatcagctgtaatttctatggaaataaataggaggtgttacttttggagcaacctatgcGGCCCAAGACAATTTATCTTCACTgactgcagcccaggcaagccaaaagcTTTGACACCCATGAAATCTAGTGtctgtttgtctgcttttacttttatttccccctAGTCTGGTACTTTATTATATCCCGTGGGCTTCAAGCATCTGATCAGTTGCAGGAGTATTTTCTCTGAATTCATTCATCTGAAATCCCTGTAGGAAATCCTTAACAAATGAAGCTGTATGCATCGTTACTGTCACGTTCTTTGATCTCTTGCCAGCAAAAGGCCTGTTACGGTCAGTCACACTGAAGCATGAGTCAAATGGAAAAAGACGTGAGCAGACAGCAGTGTATGACAGTTAGGCAATAGGGGCTCTGGTCAAGGGAAATACACTCACATCAGCAGGTAGTACCCAGCTCTCAGTACAAGCAACACATTATGTTTTCCTTGAAATGGAGAGCAGAGATAGCAAAGGTGATGATGTGATGCAGAGGAGGGGGTGGgaataaaacatattaaaactTGCCATTTTTACTGCACATCTTATCAAAATTACAGTGAACTTATTACAAAAACTCTGTTAAAAGAGGCATATAATAGATATATTCTTGTGTTACTGGGTTTGGGAAGAAATCCAGCAGCGGGATTGCTCCCCTGTGGAGAACGACCGCCATCTTCTGTTAAATGTGAGCACAGCTCAAGAGTTGGCCGGCTgagttcaaaaggaaaaaaggggtGGACACAATGCGGGAATGGTATGTTCCGAATGGAAACGTTAGCGAAGGCTTCCGAGAAATTTCTGGTCTTAAAAGGGTTAGACACGTTTTCAGCAAATGTCTCAGCTTGTTTCAGGACTTTACCGTGAAGTAAACAAGAGCCTCCCAGGAAATGTTCTGCAGCGTGATAGGGACGTCAGGCCTGAACTCCACAGATCAGCTGATGAAATAGGTCACACAAGCTGGATGTTTCACAAACAGTTATTATCATGTCAAGTACTGTGTAGCAGAAGAGACATAACCTTATATGTcgcttatttattttattcaagtTTATCATCTGTTACTGATGGAATTAGCGCATGACTAAGCaattcagggggaaaaaatggtgaACTAGAGAAGTGAGACCTGCATTAAATTATTTACTTGGATACAAAATTTCTGTGACCAGACAAAGTCTGGGACGTGATCAAAGATCTTTTAGTTGTTCAATTCTGCCTTATGCTACCCCTGGAGATATCTTACCAACACTCCTTTCTAGATCCCTTGATGATTATAATCAGCATTTACATTCCTAAGCATATTTGGCAACttgctcctttctctcttttctacAAAGTGGCTGTATTCTTCCATATTTCACAAGGAGTGTTGTGAACAACAACATATCTGTGGGGCTTGGGATACAATAGTAGGAAGAGCTGTGCCATCACTTCAGATAGATGTTCAGTCTGTGACCTGTGCATTCACATCAGCATTAACAGATAAAGTAACTATTAActaaagtattaaaataaaataaataacgACTGcttattgttttgtatttgatgTTATTCtccttttaatgttttcagttgCAGAACCTGGGGTACAGGCAACACCAATGTAATTCAGCTGTCACTTGGTCATGAGTATCCAATTTAGCCCATAACAGTGCTCATCCAAGCAGTTTGATGAATATTTATTCATGATTAATCATATCTCCATGGATCAGGAAAGActcaaaaattatttatatcTGAGAAATGgcttaaatgttttaaatcatcTGATTTTGACACAGTGGTAGGAATAATTAATAAGTGATACAATATGAAGGCAAAACATAattaagctttattttaatgatagagttctttcttctcctattgttttatttgttattgcACACATCATAGCTTCAATTCAAATACCAGAGCTTATAACTGCTATTTCAGAATTGCTATATATTAAATTCAAGAGTACTCCTATATATCCTGTAGAGCATGTAGGAAACTGTAAATACTACTATGCTCTCTCGCTTATGTGCAGATTGTGTACATGTAGCCTCCTTTAATTTACTGTGTATGGTTGGCGCTGTCCTGGAGTTTGGTTTTAATATTGGTTGTAAGACCTCTTCATattgtttttcctgctctgaaaaCCTCTGCCATCCCCAGGAAATTTAGGCTGGCAGCAATCAGAATGAGGTAGCATTTCCCTGTGGGTATCCAGCACCAACCTGCAAGGCTCAGTACTTTGATCCTGCTGCCAGCTCATATGTGCAATCTGTGAATCTGGTAATGTGTATGTATAATAAGTGGATCCAGGGATTGCCAGTGGTCAGTTATCTCAAGGTGTGAAAAAGAGCTATCCAAATACACTGCATATAGAGCCATCTGGAATTAtagtctctttttttcccctttctcattAGATTTAGGAGGTTAATCTGATGTTCCTAAACCTGACCACAAGAACTACTCTCAGAATGTCACTATTCTATATTTTACTGCCATTCAGTAAATGTAAGCACTACTGTCCTGCAAGGACTGGCTGTGCATCCTTGTCCTCGGCAGatgtctgcagtttttcttttgttgctggaTCCAGGTCTAGCACTTTCTGTCCTGCCCTGGCAACGGTGAACCTGCTTGTGTGTAGAGCTTCCTCGTAGACCGGAGGGGTGTCTGATGCTGTGAGGGGTGGCGTGCCCTGCACAGCGTTGTGGGAGTGTGCCACTGCTAGTATCCTCCTGGCAGCTGGCCCAAATACCGAATGGAGAGCtgaaagggaggagaaagaagctaTTTGTCTCATCCTGAAAGCACCGTACAATTAAAGTGGGACAGGTATATTTGCAGTGCATGAGCTTTTCTCTCCCCGTGGCCTGAATGTTTCCCTGCCCCTTAGTCCTCCCCTAAAGAGAGGAATGAAGCTCCATCAGCAATATTCCATAATTACTCCTTTCTCTCATGCCATCAAGGATCTCGTAGGTGCCCTTAGTCCATGCAGACATGTCTTACAAACAGTTCACCATCTGACCATATTTGTTATATAAGGCCTGGTGAGTACCTTAATTTATAGTATTTACAGATGCCACATTCCTAGCACCCTGCCTGGGACATCCCTCTGCCAGACCACTGAGGGACTTGATATGCCTCAATCTAGACATTTTATGGTGCAACCCCCACATCAGGGTGTGCTGAGGTACCCAGTATCTGACAAAGCCAACTCACAGGTAATGGTGCTCTGGAGTGTGCTGTCATGATCAAAAGCAATGACAGTGACCTCATAGGGTCGAGGACCTGATTCCTCCCCATTCTGACGGCAGTGAGTGAAACAGCATCTCATGCAGACAGAAACCAAGccgcacagcagcagcagtccaCCAATCACAACCACCAgcctggaagaagagagaaaactgaatacggacaaaaagattttttttggagggggCATATTAAAATCTTTCGTTGCTTAAGGCATAGCTAATGTCAAAGCTAGACACAACAATTTGCAGCCTTTTTCAATAAGAGTTTGATAGCCTCCAGAGAAGGGGATGCCACGTCCCTTTCAGGCACCAGTTTCTGTGTGACATTCCCTTGAGGtaagcattttttccttgtcttcatGACATGAAGGCTTTATTAATATTATACTTACAAGtataatgaaatttaaaaaataaataaatgcctgtGATGGCAATTCAGTGTTTGCCAAAGACAACACAGTGGATGAGGGGCTGCATTGCTACTGTAGAGCATTACAAGGCATAGAGGGGAAGCGGGGAGTAGCACCACACTTGAATGAGTTACAAGATCCCGTTTAATCCCACTATTTGTGGCTAGAATTGCCCGGTGATGCACATATTT
The Coturnix japonica isolate 7356 chromosome 1, Coturnix japonica 2.1, whole genome shotgun sequence DNA segment above includes these coding regions:
- the TMEM52B gene encoding transmembrane protein 52B encodes the protein MHNSVFFCFVLGCFLWFPKVRSEEGCLNAEFCSGTEWIRLWYIWLVVVIGGLLLLCGLVSVCMRCCFTHCRQNGEESGPRPYEVTVIAFDHDSTLQSTITSLHSVFGPAARRILAVAHSHNAVQGTPPLTASDTPPVYEEALHTSRFTVARAGQKVLDLDPATKEKLQTSAEDKDAQPVLAGQ